The Kitasatospora sp. NBC_01287 genome contains a region encoding:
- a CDS encoding YceI family protein translates to MSSTPLTELTGEYVLDPAHTRIGFVARHAMVTKVRGFFKEFEGGAHLDGSDPARSSTTVTIKAASIDTGNEQRDGHLRNNDFLDAPAFPDIVFSSTGIEALGGDKYRLNGTLTIKDTTHPISLDVEYDGSARDPYGNLRVGFEGSTTISRKDYGITWNAALEGGGVLVGDKVVLEFDVSAVRQD, encoded by the coding sequence ATGAGCAGCACCCCGCTCACCGAGCTGACCGGCGAGTACGTCTTGGACCCCGCCCACACCAGGATCGGCTTCGTGGCCCGGCACGCGATGGTGACCAAGGTCCGCGGCTTCTTCAAGGAGTTCGAGGGCGGCGCGCACCTGGACGGGAGCGACCCGGCCAGGTCGAGCACGACCGTCACGATCAAGGCCGCGAGCATCGACACCGGCAACGAGCAGCGTGACGGCCACCTGCGCAACAACGACTTCCTGGACGCGCCGGCCTTCCCCGACATCGTCTTCAGCTCCACCGGCATCGAGGCGCTGGGCGGCGACAAGTACCGGCTGAACGGCACCTTGACGATCAAGGACACGACCCACCCGATCAGCCTGGACGTCGAGTACGACGGCAGCGCCCGCGATCCCTACGGCAACCTGCGGGTGGGCTTCGAGGGCTCCACCACGATCAGCCGCAAGGACTACGGCATCACCTGGAACGCCGCGCTGGAGGGCGGCGGCGTGCTGGTCGGCGACAAGGTGGTGCTGGAGTTCGACGTCTCGGCGGTCCGCCAGGACTGA
- a CDS encoding DUF3515 domain-containing protein has translation MALTQRAQRALQTLPAPVRWLAAPLVLLACTGAVLMSGGSYQPPITAPHPDPMALGPCAALMKALPSAMLGHPRADPPNSPYVAVWRTTPRTVLRCGVARPASLRIVANQMSTGPNVDGVQWYLEQDGHGGYRYTLTQHALYVEVAAPAGATVNATDALGIVSPAVLATIPDLNGQLGQGSDSDQPGQ, from the coding sequence GTGGCCCTGACCCAGCGCGCTCAGCGCGCCCTGCAGACCCTGCCCGCGCCGGTGCGCTGGCTGGCGGCACCCCTGGTGCTGCTCGCCTGCACCGGCGCGGTGCTGATGTCCGGCGGCAGCTACCAACCGCCGATCACGGCCCCCCACCCCGACCCGATGGCGCTCGGCCCCTGCGCCGCGCTGATGAAGGCGCTGCCGTCGGCCATGCTCGGCCACCCGCGGGCCGACCCGCCGAACTCCCCCTACGTCGCCGTCTGGCGGACCACCCCGCGCACCGTCCTGCGGTGCGGGGTGGCGCGGCCGGCGTCGCTGCGCATCGTGGCGAACCAGATGTCGACCGGGCCCAATGTCGACGGCGTCCAGTGGTACCTGGAGCAGGACGGCCACGGCGGCTACCGGTACACGCTCACCCAGCACGCGCTCTACGTCGAGGTGGCCGCGCCGGCCGGGGCCACGGTCAACGCGACCGACGCGCTCGGCATCGTCTCACCGGCCGTCCTGGCCACCATCCCCGACCTGAACGGCCAACTCGGCCAGGGCTCGGACAGCGACCAGCCCGGGCAGTAG
- a CDS encoding SDR family oxidoreductase encodes MTADTRPLAGKVALVAGGTRGGGRGIAVELGAAGATVYVTGRSSAGGRSELGRPETIEETAGQVTAAGGLGIPVRTDHSRPEEVRALVERIAAEQGGRLDVLVNSVWGADPLTDWEHPLWEQDLETGLRLLRQAVETHVITSRFALPLMVARRSGLVVEVTDGNTARYRGSFFYDLAKSAVIRLAVAQAAELRPYGVAAVALTPGFLRSEAVLEHLGVTEDNWRDGVAEDPDFAHSETPAYLGRAVVALAADPRIMARTGRALATWGLYREYGFTDTDGTRPDFAAHWAEHLEERHGPLGDPL; translated from the coding sequence ATGACGGCTGACACCCGCCCGCTGGCAGGAAAGGTGGCCCTGGTCGCCGGCGGCACCCGGGGCGGCGGCCGGGGCATCGCCGTCGAACTCGGCGCCGCCGGTGCGACGGTGTACGTCACCGGTCGCAGCAGTGCCGGCGGGCGCTCCGAGCTGGGCCGTCCGGAGACCATCGAGGAGACGGCCGGGCAGGTGACCGCCGCGGGCGGCCTGGGCATCCCCGTCCGCACCGACCACAGCCGTCCCGAGGAGGTGCGGGCCCTGGTCGAGCGGATCGCCGCCGAACAGGGCGGACGGCTCGACGTCCTGGTCAACTCCGTCTGGGGCGCGGACCCGCTGACCGACTGGGAGCACCCCTTGTGGGAGCAGGACCTGGAGACCGGTCTCCGGCTGCTGCGCCAGGCGGTGGAGACCCATGTGATCACCAGCCGGTTCGCGCTGCCGCTGATGGTCGCCCGCCGGAGCGGGCTGGTCGTGGAGGTGACCGACGGCAACACCGCCCGCTACCGGGGCTCGTTCTTCTACGACCTGGCGAAGTCGGCGGTCATCCGGCTCGCCGTCGCGCAGGCTGCCGAACTCCGGCCCTACGGCGTCGCGGCCGTGGCGCTCACACCCGGCTTCCTGCGCTCGGAGGCCGTGCTGGAGCACCTGGGCGTCACCGAGGACAACTGGCGCGACGGCGTGGCCGAGGATCCGGACTTCGCCCATTCCGAGACGCCCGCGTACCTGGGCCGGGCCGTCGTCGCGCTGGCCGCCGACCCCCGGATCATGGCCAGGACCGGACGGGCCCTGGCCACCTGGGGCCTCTACCGGGAGTACGGCTTCACCGACACCGACGGCACCCGGCCGGACTTCGCCGCCCACTGGGCCGAGCACCTGGAGGAGCGGCACGGACCCCTCGGGGACCCGCTGTGA
- a CDS encoding SDR family oxidoreductase, translating into MRIAIIGGTGTLGRPLTEELRARGHQVRVLSRGSAEYPVDLRTGVGLIEALTGCEAVVDASNDRTRKAERTLVAGNRLLLEAERRAGVGHHVCVSIVGCERVPLAYFRVKVAQEQVVEQGPVPWTILRATQFHELVTDTLESTARLRLLPLPRVRLRPIACAEAATYAADLVEAPPALRRIDLVGPRPTDLHELARAWRTATGRRVPLLRLPLPGSLGRALRAGALSVDHPELRGTQAYEQWLRARPDAAA; encoded by the coding sequence ATGAGAATCGCGATCATAGGCGGAACAGGAACCCTCGGCCGGCCCCTGACCGAGGAGCTGCGGGCCCGCGGGCACCAGGTGCGGGTGCTCAGTCGGGGCTCGGCCGAGTACCCGGTCGACCTGCGCACCGGAGTGGGTCTGATCGAGGCACTGACGGGCTGCGAGGCGGTGGTGGACGCCAGCAACGACCGGACCAGGAAGGCCGAACGGACCCTGGTGGCAGGCAACCGGCTGCTGCTGGAGGCCGAGCGGCGCGCCGGCGTGGGGCACCACGTCTGCGTGTCGATCGTCGGCTGCGAGCGGGTGCCGCTCGCCTACTTCCGGGTGAAGGTCGCACAGGAGCAGGTGGTCGAGCAGGGGCCGGTGCCCTGGACCATCCTGCGGGCCACCCAGTTCCACGAACTGGTCACCGACACCCTTGAGTCCACCGCCCGGCTGCGGCTGCTCCCGTTGCCGCGCGTCCGGTTGCGCCCGATCGCCTGCGCCGAGGCGGCGACCTACGCGGCCGACCTGGTCGAGGCCCCGCCCGCGCTGCGGCGGATCGATCTGGTCGGCCCGCGACCGACCGACCTCCACGAGCTGGCCCGCGCCTGGCGCACCGCCACCGGCCGCCGCGTCCCGCTGCTCCGGCTACCGCTGCCCGGCAGCCTCGGTCGGGCGCTGCGCGCCGGGGCGCTCAGCGTCGACCACCCGGAGCTGCGGGGCACGCAGGCCTACGAGCAGTGGCTCCGCGCCCGCCCCGACGCCGCCGCCTGA
- a CDS encoding LacI family DNA-binding transcriptional regulator — protein MSPTAQHPTGPPTVAAEGRGVRRPTLEEVAVLAGVGRGTVSRVINGSPRVSEQTRAAVEQAVAELGYVPNRAARTLVTSRTDSIALVVPEAETRLFSEPYFADIISGVCAELAETELQLLLVLVRNERERERLSTYLRAQRVDGVLLVAVHREDPLPTALEELRIPAVLAGRRGDHETLGYVAADNAGGARAAVRHLLARGRQRIATITGPLDMEVAEARLAGYRDALTEAGWAHREELVALADFTEEGGRAAMRELLARVPDLDAVFCASDVLAAGALRALRAAGRRVPEDVALVGFDDSIVARHTEPALTSVRQPIAELGRTMVRLLLDEIADPGRPRRQLVLGTELVVRDST, from the coding sequence ATGAGCCCCACCGCCCAACATCCCACCGGGCCACCCACCGTCGCGGCTGAGGGGCGCGGCGTGCGCCGGCCGACCCTGGAGGAGGTGGCCGTGTTGGCGGGTGTTGGCCGGGGCACCGTCTCCCGGGTGATCAACGGCTCGCCCCGGGTCAGCGAGCAGACCAGGGCGGCCGTCGAGCAGGCGGTGGCCGAGCTCGGCTACGTGCCCAACCGGGCCGCCCGCACCCTGGTCACCTCGCGGACGGACTCCATCGCGCTGGTGGTTCCCGAGGCCGAGACCCGGCTCTTCTCGGAGCCGTACTTCGCTGACATCATCAGTGGTGTCTGCGCCGAACTGGCCGAGACGGAGCTGCAGTTGCTGCTCGTGCTGGTCCGCAACGAGCGCGAGCGCGAGCGGCTCTCGACCTACCTGCGGGCCCAGCGGGTGGACGGCGTGCTGCTGGTCGCGGTGCACCGCGAGGACCCGCTGCCGACCGCGTTGGAGGAGCTGCGGATCCCCGCGGTGCTGGCTGGGCGGCGCGGTGACCATGAGACGCTCGGCTACGTCGCCGCCGACAACGCGGGCGGCGCGCGGGCGGCGGTGCGGCACCTGCTGGCCCGCGGCCGGCAGCGGATCGCCACCATCACCGGACCGCTGGACATGGAGGTGGCCGAGGCGCGACTGGCCGGCTACCGCGACGCGCTGACCGAGGCCGGGTGGGCGCACCGGGAGGAGCTGGTGGCCCTGGCCGACTTCACCGAGGAGGGCGGCCGGGCGGCGATGCGTGAGCTGCTGGCGCGGGTGCCCGACCTGGACGCGGTCTTCTGCGCCTCCGACGTGCTGGCCGCCGGCGCCCTGCGGGCGCTGCGCGCGGCCGGCCGCCGGGTACCCGAGGATGTCGCGCTGGTCGGCTTCGACGACTCGATCGTGGCCCGGCACACCGAGCCGGCGCTGACCAGCGTGCGCCAGCCGATCGCTGAGCTGGGCCGCACGATGGTGCGCCTGCTGCTGGACGAGATAGCCGACCCGGGCCGGCCCCGGCGGCAACTGGTCCTCGGCACCGAACTGGTGGTCCGCGACTCCACCTGA
- a CDS encoding PadR family transcriptional regulator, whose translation MSLPHAILTALLEKPSSGLELTRRFDKSIGFFWSATHQQIYRELGKLEQAGLIRAVPQPPSRGQRKEYEVLAPGRAALVDWVGESQDPKAAREPLLLRVRAAAVVGAPGLRAEMERHLILHQEQLAQYQAIERKDFPPERMAGADRLQHLVLRAGIGLETFWIQWLTEALAELPDGARP comes from the coding sequence ATGTCGCTGCCGCACGCCATCCTCACCGCCCTGCTGGAGAAGCCCTCCTCCGGGCTGGAGTTGACGCGGCGTTTCGACAAGTCGATCGGCTTCTTCTGGTCCGCCACGCACCAGCAGATCTACCGCGAGCTGGGCAAGCTGGAGCAGGCGGGGCTGATCCGGGCCGTCCCGCAGCCGCCGAGTCGAGGCCAGCGCAAGGAGTACGAGGTGCTGGCGCCCGGCCGGGCGGCGCTGGTCGACTGGGTGGGCGAGAGCCAGGACCCGAAGGCCGCCCGGGAGCCGCTGCTGCTGCGGGTGCGGGCGGCCGCAGTGGTCGGAGCTCCCGGCCTGCGGGCCGAGATGGAGCGTCATCTCATCCTGCACCAGGAGCAGTTGGCGCAGTACCAGGCGATCGAGCGCAAGGATTTCCCGCCTGAGCGGATGGCCGGGGCGGACCGCTTGCAGCACCTGGTGCTGCGGGCCGGGATCGGGCTGGAGACGTTCTGGATCCAGTGGCTCACCGAGGCACTGGCCGAACTACCGGACGGCGCACGGCCCTGA
- a CDS encoding NADPH-dependent 2,4-dienoyl-CoA reductase, translating into MTAYPHLLRPLDLGFTTLPNRVLMGSMHVGLEEAPDGFARMAEFYATRARGGVGLIVTGGIAPNEAGRPWGGGAKLTTAEEAAEHRVITEAVHAAGGKIAMQILHFGRYAYHEDLVAPSAIQAPISPFVPHALTEAQIEQTIEDFARAAELARQAGYDGVEIMGSEGYLINEFIAAPTNQREDAWGGSYQNRMRFPVEIVRRVRERVGADFILIYRLSMLDLIPGGSTLPEVIELAQAVEAAGATIINTGIGWHEARIPTIATSVPRGAFARFTKKVMGSVGIPLVTTNRINTPELAEQLLADGYADLISMARPLLADPDFVTKAAAGTPEAVNTCIGCNQACLDHTFSMKITSCLVNPRACHETELVLAPTRLRKRIGVVGAGPAGLAFAVTAAERGHAVTLFDAAEEVGGQLNVARRIPGKEEFNETLRYYRHQLARHQVDLRLGSWVTAEGLAAEGFDEVVLATGVTPRDPGIEGADHPSVLSYLDVLRDGAPVGDRVAIVGAGGIGFDVAEFLTDPGTSASQDADTFFEQWGVDSEHTGPGGLRRPVRPETKRSVHLLQRKSTKVGAGLGKTTGWIHRTELKHRGVTMVAGVGYQLIDDAGLHVTVDGEPQLLPVDTVVLCAGQEPRRELVESLREHGIEPHLIGGADVAAELDAKRAIDQGTRLAAAL; encoded by the coding sequence ATGACTGCCTACCCCCACCTGCTGCGCCCGCTCGACCTGGGCTTCACCACCCTGCCCAACCGGGTCCTGATGGGCTCGATGCACGTGGGCCTGGAGGAGGCGCCCGACGGCTTCGCGCGGATGGCCGAGTTCTACGCCACCCGGGCCCGCGGCGGCGTCGGCCTGATCGTCACCGGCGGCATCGCGCCGAACGAGGCCGGCCGGCCGTGGGGCGGCGGCGCCAAGCTCACCACCGCCGAGGAGGCGGCCGAGCACCGGGTCATCACCGAGGCCGTGCACGCCGCCGGTGGCAAGATCGCCATGCAGATCCTGCACTTCGGCCGCTACGCCTACCACGAGGACCTGGTGGCGCCGAGCGCGATCCAGGCGCCGATCAGCCCGTTCGTGCCGCACGCCCTCACCGAGGCGCAGATCGAGCAGACCATCGAGGACTTCGCCCGGGCCGCCGAACTCGCCCGGCAGGCCGGCTACGACGGCGTCGAGATCATGGGCTCCGAGGGCTACCTGATCAACGAGTTCATCGCGGCGCCGACCAACCAGCGCGAGGACGCCTGGGGCGGCAGCTACCAGAACCGGATGCGGTTCCCGGTGGAGATCGTGCGCCGGGTGCGCGAGCGGGTGGGTGCGGACTTCATCCTGATCTACCGCCTCTCGATGCTCGATCTGATCCCCGGCGGTTCCACCCTGCCCGAGGTGATCGAGTTGGCCCAGGCCGTCGAGGCGGCCGGCGCCACCATCATCAACACCGGCATCGGCTGGCACGAGGCCCGGATCCCCACCATCGCCACCTCGGTCCCGCGCGGTGCCTTCGCCCGCTTCACCAAGAAGGTGATGGGCTCGGTGGGGATCCCGCTGGTCACCACGAACCGGATCAACACGCCCGAGCTGGCCGAGCAACTGCTCGCCGACGGCTACGCGGACCTGATCTCGATGGCCCGCCCGCTGCTCGCCGACCCCGACTTCGTCACCAAGGCGGCGGCCGGCACCCCCGAGGCGGTCAACACCTGCATCGGCTGTAACCAGGCGTGCCTGGACCACACCTTCAGCATGAAGATCACCTCCTGCCTGGTGAACCCGCGTGCCTGCCACGAGACCGAGCTGGTGCTCGCCCCGACCCGGCTGCGCAAGCGGATCGGCGTGGTCGGCGCCGGTCCCGCCGGCCTCGCCTTCGCCGTCACGGCGGCCGAACGCGGCCACGCCGTCACGCTCTTCGACGCCGCCGAGGAGGTCGGCGGCCAGCTCAACGTCGCCCGCCGGATCCCGGGCAAGGAGGAGTTCAACGAGACCCTGCGCTACTACCGCCACCAGTTGGCGCGGCACCAGGTGGACCTGCGGCTGGGCAGCTGGGTCACCGCCGAGGGCCTGGCGGCGGAGGGCTTCGACGAGGTCGTGCTGGCCACCGGCGTGACCCCGCGCGACCCCGGGATCGAGGGCGCCGACCACCCGAGCGTCCTCAGCTACCTGGACGTGCTGCGCGACGGGGCGCCGGTCGGCGACCGGGTGGCGATCGTCGGTGCCGGCGGCATCGGCTTCGACGTCGCGGAATTCCTCACCGACCCTGGCACGTCGGCCTCCCAGGACGCCGACACGTTCTTCGAGCAGTGGGGCGTGGACAGCGAGCACACCGGCCCCGGCGGCCTGCGCCGACCGGTCCGTCCGGAGACCAAGCGCTCGGTGCACCTGCTCCAGCGCAAGAGCACCAAGGTCGGCGCGGGCCTCGGCAAGACCACCGGCTGGATCCACCGCACCGAGCTCAAGCACCGTGGCGTCACCATGGTCGCGGGCGTCGGCTACCAGCTGATCGACGACGCCGGGCTCCACGTGACGGTGGACGGCGAGCCGCAGCTGCTCCCGGTGGACACCGTGGTGCTCTGCGCCGGCCAGGAGCCGCGCCGGGAGCTGGTCGAGAGCCTGCGCGAGCACGGCATCGAGCCGCACCTCATCGGTGGCGCGGACGTGGCGGCCGAGTTGGACGCCAAGCGCGCCATCGACCAGGGCACCCGCCTGGCCGCCGCGCTCTGA
- a CDS encoding helix-turn-helix domain-containing protein codes for MTTESTVEAAVGREAEGLCFSVFGRACPSRHVLKDITHAWGSLTLAALRDGSFRFNELRRRVDGVSEKMLSQTLQALERDGLVHREAQLTNPPRVDYRLTELGHEVAERLYELISLVEARMPEIEVAQRGYDRTHS; via the coding sequence ATGACGACTGAGAGCACCGTCGAGGCCGCGGTCGGCCGTGAGGCGGAGGGGCTGTGCTTCAGCGTGTTCGGGCGCGCCTGTCCCTCCCGGCACGTGCTGAAGGACATCACCCACGCCTGGGGCAGCCTGACCCTCGCGGCCCTGCGGGACGGCAGCTTCCGCTTCAACGAGCTGCGCCGACGCGTCGACGGGGTGAGCGAGAAGATGCTGTCGCAGACCCTGCAGGCGCTGGAGCGCGACGGGTTGGTGCACCGCGAGGCACAGCTGACCAACCCGCCCCGGGTCGACTACCGCCTCACCGAGCTGGGGCACGAGGTCGCCGAGCGGCTGTACGAGCTGATCTCCCTGGTCGAGGCGCGGATGCCGGAGATCGAGGTGGCCCAGCGGGGCTACGACCGGACGCACTCCTGA
- a CDS encoding flavodoxin family protein, whose translation MTSPVISIAVHSGFGHTAVIAEAVRTGALEAGATVHLIKVDEITEAQWELLDASDAIVFGSPTYMGGASGAFHTFAEASAKRWFASAWKDKLAAGFSNSGSKSGDKLATLQFLSNFAAQHGMTWISLGLHPGWNLSTASENDLNRLGFFLGAGAQSNNDQGTEGVHKADIATAEHLGRRVAEQTSVFLAGKASLAA comes from the coding sequence GTGACCAGCCCCGTCATCTCCATCGCCGTCCACTCCGGCTTCGGCCACACCGCCGTCATCGCCGAAGCCGTGCGCACCGGCGCCCTGGAGGCCGGCGCCACCGTCCACCTGATCAAGGTCGACGAGATCACCGAGGCCCAGTGGGAGCTGCTGGACGCGTCGGACGCGATCGTCTTCGGCTCGCCGACCTACATGGGCGGCGCTTCGGGCGCCTTCCACACCTTCGCCGAGGCCAGCGCGAAGCGCTGGTTCGCCTCGGCCTGGAAGGACAAGCTGGCGGCCGGCTTCAGCAACTCCGGTTCGAAGAGCGGCGACAAGCTCGCCACCCTGCAGTTCCTCAGCAACTTCGCCGCCCAGCACGGCATGACCTGGATCAGCCTGGGCCTGCACCCGGGTTGGAACCTCAGCACCGCTTCCGAGAACGACCTCAACCGCCTGGGCTTCTTCCTCGGCGCGGGCGCCCAGTCCAACAACGACCAGGGCACCGAGGGTGTGCACAAGGCGGACATCGCCACCGCGGAGCACCTGGGCCGCCGGGTGGCCGAGCAGACATCGGTCTTCCTGGCGGGCAAGGCGAGCCTGGCCGCCTGA